A genome region from Microbacterium terricola includes the following:
- the ruvC gene encoding crossover junction endodeoxyribonuclease RuvC — MATTRSGVLRVLGIDPGLTRCGVGVVDVARDRSATLVHVGVVRSAPTMPIEERLATIAAGLRAVIDAHDPQVVAVERVFAQHNRQTVMGTAQASGIALLVAGERGLPATTHTPTEVKAAITGYGAADKRQVQTMVARILRLDELPQPADAADALALALCHAWRGGVRPSGAVGASALTPAQRAWADAERVARR; from the coding sequence GTGGCAACCACCCGCAGCGGCGTCCTGAGAGTCCTGGGCATCGACCCCGGCCTCACCAGGTGCGGCGTCGGTGTCGTGGACGTCGCACGTGACCGCTCGGCGACGCTCGTGCACGTCGGAGTGGTCCGCTCGGCGCCGACCATGCCGATCGAGGAGCGCCTGGCGACGATCGCCGCGGGGCTGCGCGCCGTGATCGATGCGCACGATCCTCAGGTCGTGGCCGTCGAGCGCGTCTTCGCTCAGCACAACAGGCAGACCGTGATGGGCACCGCTCAGGCCAGCGGCATCGCGCTCCTCGTGGCCGGCGAGCGGGGACTCCCCGCGACCACGCACACCCCCACCGAGGTGAAGGCCGCCATCACCGGCTACGGCGCCGCCGACAAGCGGCAGGTGCAGACCATGGTGGCCCGGATCCTGCGCCTGGACGAGCTGCCCCAGCCGGCCGACGCGGCGGACGCCCTGGCGCTCGCGCTCTGCCACGCGTGGCGAGGCGGGGTGCGTCCGAGCGGGGCGGTCGGCGCGAGCGCGCTCACTCCTGCTCAGC
- a CDS encoding YebC/PmpR family DNA-binding transcriptional regulator — translation MSGHSKWATTKHKKAVIDSRRAKSFAKLIKNIEVAAKLGGADLSGNPTLYDAVQKAKKTSVPNDNIDRAIKRGAGIGGEAVEYTTIVYEGYGPNGVALMIECLTDNKNRAAAEVRTALSRNGGTLADPGSVAYNFHRKGVIVVSGEGTTEDDVMMAALEAGAEEIEPHAQGFEVLTEPSDLVPVRKALQDAGLDYESADVEFVPSLKVEIDADTARKVFRLIDALEDSDDVQNVFSNFDLTADVQAELENDE, via the coding sequence ATGTCCGGCCACTCCAAGTGGGCGACGACGAAGCACAAGAAGGCCGTCATCGACAGCCGTCGCGCGAAGTCGTTCGCCAAGCTCATCAAGAACATCGAGGTCGCCGCCAAGCTCGGCGGTGCGGACCTCTCAGGCAACCCGACGCTCTACGACGCCGTCCAGAAGGCGAAGAAGACCTCGGTCCCCAACGACAACATCGACCGCGCGATCAAGCGCGGTGCGGGGATCGGCGGCGAGGCCGTCGAGTACACCACGATCGTCTACGAAGGCTACGGACCCAACGGCGTCGCCCTGATGATCGAGTGCCTCACCGACAACAAGAACCGCGCGGCGGCGGAGGTGCGCACGGCGCTCAGTCGCAACGGCGGCACCCTGGCCGATCCGGGCAGCGTCGCCTACAACTTCCACCGCAAGGGCGTCATCGTCGTCTCGGGCGAGGGCACCACCGAGGACGACGTCATGATGGCGGCCCTCGAGGCCGGCGCCGAGGAGATCGAGCCGCACGCGCAGGGCTTCGAGGTGCTGACCGAGCCGTCGGATCTCGTGCCTGTGCGCAAGGCGCTGCAGGACGCGGGCCTGGACTACGAGTCCGCCGACGTGGAGTTCGTGCCCTCGCTCAAGGTGGAGATCGACGCCGACACCGCCCGCAAGGTCTTCCGCCTCATCGACGCACTCGAGGACAGCGACGACGTGCAGAACGTCTTCAGCAACTTCGACCTCACCGCCGACGTGCAGGCCGAGCTCGAGAACGACGAGTAG
- a CDS encoding hemerythrin domain-containing protein yields the protein MATALPASGAEPPDGAGCQPDDLILVHNAFRRLYALLPDGVRGTPAHDRARVAAVERNVALVNAALHHHHRFEDEFFWDTLSTRRPACAIHVDLMKEHHAQVAALLDATPPLGAAWREQPVGATAESLASHLAAIGALLRVHLAAEEELIVPVIEQSFSQAEWDALGTEAQKAYDRSQIFLFFGLIQDSMTEEDAAELLSEVPAVIRLLYRLYGRRQYEKKLDLLSAGTARPGRYDSGVLGDAP from the coding sequence ATGGCCACAGCACTGCCCGCATCCGGGGCCGAGCCGCCCGACGGCGCCGGCTGTCAGCCGGACGACCTCATCCTGGTCCACAACGCGTTCCGCCGGCTCTACGCGCTGCTGCCGGACGGGGTGCGCGGAACGCCGGCGCACGATCGCGCGCGCGTGGCGGCGGTGGAACGCAACGTCGCGCTGGTCAATGCGGCGCTGCACCACCACCACCGCTTCGAGGACGAGTTCTTCTGGGACACCCTGTCGACGCGGCGCCCCGCCTGCGCGATCCATGTGGACCTGATGAAGGAGCATCACGCCCAGGTGGCTGCCCTGCTCGATGCCACGCCGCCCCTCGGAGCCGCCTGGCGGGAGCAGCCGGTCGGCGCCACCGCGGAGTCCCTGGCCTCGCACCTCGCCGCCATCGGCGCGCTGCTGCGCGTGCATCTGGCCGCGGAGGAGGAGCTCATCGTCCCGGTCATCGAGCAGAGTTTCAGCCAGGCGGAGTGGGATGCGCTCGGGACCGAGGCGCAGAAGGCCTACGACCGTTCGCAGATCTTCCTGTTCTTCGGCCTGATCCAGGACTCGATGACCGAGGAGGATGCGGCCGAGCTGCTCAGCGAGGTTCCCGCGGTCATCCGTCTGCTCTACCGCCTGTACGGCCGGCGGCAGTACGAGAAGAAGCTCGACCTGCTCTCCGCGGGAACCGCGCGTCCCGGCCGGTACGACAGCGGCGTCCTCGGCGACGCACCGTAG
- a CDS encoding pyridoxal phosphate-dependent decarboxylase family protein, with protein sequence MDERERALGAARSAALEFLAGLDDRPVWPRATLDDMLAEFGGPLADTGVDAETLVTDLAARATPGLVGIPGGRFFGFVIGGTLPAALAADWLVSAWDQNSGSSTMTTATVALERIAGAWICDLLGLPATASVGFVTGAQMSNWVCLSIAQHAVLRRAGWDLTRAGLRGAPPVRVIVGAHRHGSIDRALRFCGIGADEITVVPADAEGRMLPAGLVAALAGASGIPTIVCLQAGEVHTGAFDPVAELVPLAKEHGVWVHIDGAFGLWAAASPALHHLTDGIGGADSWTTDAHKTLNVPYDCGMAIVRDPADSIAMFRTGGDYLVFTSLDPWDVTPELSRRARGVPVWAALRSLGREGAAALVDRLHANARRLEAGLGRVPGITVVHEVVYTQVMFRLDDDDATRALGAAILADGTAALTGAEWDGHPTLRCSMSSWATTEDDIDRTVAAIARLAEEQVSRGS encoded by the coding sequence ATGGACGAACGAGAACGCGCCCTCGGCGCTGCGCGGTCAGCCGCGCTCGAGTTCCTCGCCGGCCTCGATGATCGCCCCGTCTGGCCTCGCGCGACCCTCGACGACATGCTGGCGGAGTTCGGCGGCCCGCTCGCCGACACGGGTGTCGACGCGGAGACCCTGGTGACCGACCTCGCCGCCCGGGCGACGCCCGGACTCGTCGGCATCCCGGGCGGTCGGTTCTTCGGATTCGTGATCGGCGGCACCCTGCCCGCGGCCCTCGCGGCCGACTGGCTCGTCTCGGCCTGGGATCAGAACTCCGGCTCGAGCACCATGACGACCGCGACGGTAGCCCTCGAGCGCATCGCGGGCGCCTGGATCTGCGACCTGCTCGGGCTGCCTGCCACCGCTTCGGTCGGGTTCGTCACGGGTGCGCAGATGTCGAACTGGGTGTGCCTGTCGATCGCGCAGCACGCGGTGCTGCGGCGCGCCGGCTGGGATCTGACCCGAGCGGGCCTGCGCGGCGCGCCGCCCGTGCGGGTCATCGTCGGCGCCCACCGGCACGGCTCGATAGACCGGGCGCTGCGCTTCTGCGGGATCGGGGCCGACGAGATCACCGTCGTGCCGGCCGATGCCGAGGGGCGGATGCTGCCCGCCGGCCTGGTCGCCGCGCTCGCGGGGGCATCCGGCATCCCGACGATCGTCTGCCTGCAGGCGGGCGAAGTGCACACGGGCGCGTTCGATCCGGTGGCCGAGCTCGTGCCGCTCGCCAAGGAGCACGGCGTCTGGGTGCACATCGACGGCGCGTTCGGACTGTGGGCGGCGGCTTCTCCCGCACTGCATCACCTCACCGACGGGATCGGCGGCGCGGACTCGTGGACCACCGACGCCCACAAGACGCTCAACGTGCCGTACGACTGCGGCATGGCGATCGTCCGGGACCCGGCCGACTCCATCGCCATGTTCCGCACCGGCGGCGACTACCTCGTGTTCACGAGCCTCGACCCGTGGGACGTCACGCCCGAGCTGTCTCGCCGTGCGCGCGGCGTGCCGGTGTGGGCGGCGCTCCGATCGCTCGGCCGAGAGGGCGCGGCCGCCCTCGTCGACCGGCTGCACGCGAACGCGCGGCGCCTCGAAGCCGGGCTAGGTCGTGTGCCGGGGATCACCGTCGTCCACGAGGTGGTCTACACGCAGGTCATGTTCCGGCTCGACGACGACGACGCGACCAGGGCGCTGGGCGCCGCGATCCTCGCGGACGGGACGGCGGCGCTGACCGGAGCCGAGTGGGACGGGCACCCGACGCTGCGCTGCTCGATGTCGTCGTGGGCGACGACGGAAGATGACATCGACCGCACCGTGGCGGCGATCGCACGACTGGCCGAGGAGCAGGTCAGCCGAGGATCTTGA
- a CDS encoding DUF1697 domain-containing protein, producing the protein MTEWIALLRGVNVGGITVRSADLAALFTELGLKDVRTVLASGNVRFEADAAPSRRGPLKASIEKGLADRFGYDAWILLVTRDELRAAIAGFPFDASDDGRQPWVVFCVDADTLGELTSAAASLDADVDPVAEGPGVVYWNPAKGSTTDTAFAKVLAKKTFKSRTTNRNLRTLVKILG; encoded by the coding sequence GTGACCGAGTGGATCGCGCTCCTGCGCGGAGTGAACGTGGGCGGGATCACCGTCCGCAGCGCCGACCTGGCTGCGCTGTTCACCGAGCTCGGACTGAAGGACGTGCGCACCGTGCTCGCGAGCGGCAATGTCCGGTTCGAGGCGGATGCTGCACCCTCCCGCCGCGGGCCGCTCAAGGCCTCCATCGAGAAGGGCCTGGCCGACCGCTTCGGCTACGACGCCTGGATCCTCCTCGTCACACGTGACGAGCTGCGTGCGGCGATCGCGGGGTTCCCGTTCGACGCGTCCGACGACGGCAGGCAGCCGTGGGTGGTCTTCTGCGTCGACGCCGACACCCTCGGCGAGCTCACCTCTGCCGCGGCATCGCTCGACGCAGACGTGGATCCGGTCGCCGAAGGGCCAGGCGTCGTCTACTGGAATCCGGCGAAGGGCTCCACCACCGATACCGCCTTCGCGAAGGTGCTCGCCAAGAAGACGTTCAAGAGCCGCACCACCAATCGCAATCTGCGCACCCTGGTCAAGATCCTCGGCTGA
- the pdxT gene encoding pyridoxal 5'-phosphate synthase glutaminase subunit PdxT, whose amino-acid sequence MSPRVGVLALQGDVREHARVLTELGADVSLVRRPDELAAVQGLVIPGGESSVIDKLSRTFGMQHPIRNAIAAGLPVYGTCAGLILLADRITGAIDGQETFGGLDVVVARNAFGSQVDSFETTLGVDGFDGPPVHATFIRAPLITHVGERATAIATLPDGGVVAVQQGPLLGTSFHPEVSGETRFHERFLAVVRAA is encoded by the coding sequence ATGAGTCCTAGGGTCGGCGTCCTCGCCCTGCAGGGCGATGTGCGTGAGCACGCGCGCGTGCTCACCGAGCTCGGCGCGGACGTCAGCCTGGTGCGACGCCCGGACGAGCTCGCCGCCGTGCAGGGGCTGGTGATCCCCGGCGGAGAGTCGAGCGTCATCGACAAGCTGTCCCGCACGTTCGGGATGCAGCATCCGATCCGCAACGCGATCGCCGCCGGCCTGCCGGTCTACGGCACGTGCGCCGGCCTCATCCTGCTCGCCGACCGGATCACCGGCGCGATCGACGGCCAGGAGACGTTCGGCGGCCTGGACGTCGTCGTCGCCCGCAACGCCTTCGGCAGCCAGGTGGACTCGTTCGAGACGACCCTCGGGGTCGACGGCTTCGACGGGCCGCCCGTGCACGCGACGTTCATCCGCGCGCCGCTCATCACCCACGTCGGCGAGCGCGCGACGGCGATCGCGACGCTGCCGGACGGCGGCGTCGTGGCCGTGCAGCAGGGGCCTCTGCTCGGCACCTCCTTCCATCCAGAGGTGTCGGGGGAGACGCGCTTCCACGAGCGCTTCCTCGCTGTCGTGCGTGCGGCGTAG
- the pdxS gene encoding pyridoxal 5'-phosphate synthase lyase subunit PdxS produces the protein MSTPTTGSSRVKRGLAEMLKGGVIMDVVTADQAKIAEDAGAVAVMALERVPADIRAEGGVSRMSDPDMIDSIIEAVSIPVMAKARIGHFVEAQILQELGVDYIDESEVLSPADYVNHIDKWGYTVPFVCGATNLGEALRRINEGAAMIRSKGEAGTGDVSEATKHIRKITSEINVLRSMTKDELYVAAKELQAPYELVAEVAETGALPVVLFVAGGVATPADAAMMMQLGADGVFVGSGIFKSGNPAERAAAIVKATTFFDDPKVVAEVSRGLGEAMVGINVSDLPAPHRLAERGW, from the coding sequence ATGTCCACGCCCACCACCGGATCCTCCCGCGTCAAGCGCGGTCTCGCCGAGATGCTCAAGGGCGGCGTCATCATGGACGTCGTCACCGCCGATCAGGCGAAGATCGCCGAAGACGCCGGCGCCGTCGCCGTCATGGCGCTCGAGCGCGTGCCGGCCGACATCCGCGCCGAAGGCGGCGTCTCGCGCATGAGCGACCCCGACATGATCGACTCGATCATCGAGGCGGTCTCGATCCCGGTGATGGCCAAGGCCCGCATCGGCCACTTCGTCGAGGCGCAGATCCTGCAGGAGCTCGGTGTCGACTACATCGACGAGTCCGAGGTGCTCTCGCCCGCCGACTACGTCAACCACATCGACAAGTGGGGCTACACGGTGCCGTTCGTCTGCGGTGCGACCAACCTCGGCGAGGCGCTCCGCCGCATCAACGAGGGCGCCGCCATGATCCGCTCGAAGGGCGAGGCGGGCACCGGCGACGTGTCGGAGGCCACCAAGCACATCCGCAAGATCACCAGCGAGATCAACGTGCTGCGCTCGATGACGAAGGACGAGCTGTACGTCGCCGCGAAGGAGCTGCAGGCGCCGTACGAGCTCGTCGCCGAGGTCGCCGAGACCGGCGCCCTGCCGGTCGTGCTGTTCGTCGCCGGCGGCGTCGCGACCCCCGCGGACGCGGCGATGATGATGCAGCTCGGCGCCGACGGCGTCTTCGTCGGGTCCGGCATCTTCAAGTCGGGCAACCCGGCTGAGCGCGCAGCGGCGATCGTGAAGGCGACGACCTTCTTCGACGACCCGAAGGTCGTCGCCGAGGTGTCGCGCGGACTCGGCGAGGCCATGGTCGGCATCAACGTGTCCGACCTGCCGGCGCCGCACCGCCTCGCCGAGCGCGGCTGGTGA
- a CDS encoding aminotransferase class I/II-fold pyridoxal phosphate-dependent enzyme, translated as MTVQSEIAGASASEIVESVREQRERGLLRPGDALPPVRALAERLGVNRNTVMAAYRQLALAGLVTSKGRGGTRIADPDPIAQEGYAADTVLRDVGTGNPDPDLIPDPSAALAGMAGRPVLYGEPVIDRALEGWAHDWMRAAVDPALELRLTVTSGASDAIERLLTQTLTRDDAVALEDPCFLPSMNTVRLGGYRTVPVPVDSEGMTVAGLQAALEAGVRAVVCTPRAQNPTGASLSAARAVALRALLADHPYVLVIEDDHFSMLSSRPYHSLIGPQQLRWALIRSVSKFLGPDMCLAVTASDPETAERLAMRLSPGTIWVSHLLQRLAHTLVSDADVLERIRAAAAHYADRNAAFAGRLSAHGLPTEVGDGLNLWVPLPVPARGVTAQLMRRGWLARPGDEFVLADAAAASHLRLTVHDLDDDDAERLARDVAAAVSAVSRVG; from the coding sequence ATGACGGTGCAGAGCGAGATCGCGGGGGCGTCCGCATCCGAGATCGTCGAGAGCGTGCGCGAGCAGCGCGAACGTGGGCTGCTGCGGCCCGGTGACGCACTCCCGCCGGTCCGAGCGCTCGCCGAGCGGCTCGGCGTCAACCGCAACACCGTGATGGCGGCCTACCGTCAGCTCGCTCTCGCGGGCCTGGTCACCTCGAAGGGCCGCGGCGGCACGAGGATCGCCGACCCCGACCCGATCGCACAGGAGGGCTACGCGGCCGACACGGTGCTGCGCGACGTGGGCACGGGCAACCCCGACCCCGACCTCATCCCCGACCCGTCGGCCGCCCTCGCCGGCATGGCGGGCCGGCCGGTGCTGTACGGCGAGCCCGTGATCGACCGGGCGCTCGAGGGCTGGGCGCATGACTGGATGCGCGCGGCCGTCGACCCCGCGCTCGAGCTGCGGCTCACCGTCACCAGCGGCGCCTCCGACGCGATCGAGCGGCTGCTCACCCAGACGCTCACGCGCGACGACGCGGTCGCGCTGGAGGACCCGTGCTTCCTGCCGAGCATGAACACGGTGCGGCTCGGCGGCTACCGCACCGTCCCGGTCCCGGTGGACTCCGAGGGGATGACGGTGGCGGGCCTGCAGGCAGCGCTCGAGGCGGGGGTGCGCGCGGTCGTCTGCACGCCGCGGGCGCAGAATCCGACCGGTGCGAGCCTCAGCGCCGCGCGGGCGGTGGCACTGCGGGCGCTCCTCGCCGACCACCCGTACGTGCTCGTCATCGAAGACGACCACTTCTCGATGCTCTCGTCACGTCCGTACCACTCGCTGATCGGCCCGCAGCAGCTGCGCTGGGCACTGATCCGCTCGGTCTCGAAGTTCCTCGGGCCCGACATGTGCCTGGCGGTCACCGCATCCGATCCGGAGACCGCCGAGCGGCTCGCGATGCGGCTGAGCCCCGGCACGATCTGGGTCAGCCACCTGCTGCAGCGACTCGCGCACACGCTCGTGAGCGACGCGGACGTGCTCGAGCGCATCCGCGCGGCCGCGGCGCACTACGCCGATCGCAACGCGGCGTTCGCCGGGAGGCTGTCCGCCCACGGCCTGCCGACCGAGGTCGGCGACGGCCTCAACCTGTGGGTGCCGCTGCCGGTGCCCGCCCGCGGCGTGACCGCCCAGCTGATGCGCCGCGGCTGGCTCGCACGCCCCGGCGACGAGTTCGTGCTCGCCGACGCCGCGGCCGCGAGCCACCTGCGCCTGACGGTGCACGACCTCGACGACGACGACGCCGAACGGCTGGCGCGGGACGTGGCAGCCGCGGTGTCCGCCGTCTCGCGCGTGGGATGA
- the pdxY gene encoding pyridoxal kinase PdxY: MKILSIQSAVAYGHVGNSAAVFPLQRIGVEVLPVYTVNFSNHTGYGAWRGPLISPDDVREVITGIEERGVLPEIDVVLSGYQGGEGIGDVILDAVARVKAANPDAVYACDPVMGNAKSGCFVAPAIPVLLRERVVPAADIITPNQFELGFLTETEPADLASTLASADLARDMGPRTVLVTSVERPDRPTGTIEMLAVTDDGAWIVQTPHIPMKANGSGDVTAALFTAHYLASGDAADALARTTSSVFDLLTRTHVSGQRELQLIEAQESYAHPSMQFEVTQVR, from the coding sequence GTGAAGATCCTCTCGATCCAGTCGGCCGTCGCGTACGGTCACGTCGGAAACTCCGCCGCCGTCTTCCCGCTGCAGCGCATCGGCGTCGAGGTGCTGCCGGTCTACACGGTGAACTTCTCGAACCACACCGGATACGGCGCGTGGCGCGGTCCGCTCATCTCCCCCGACGACGTGCGCGAGGTCATCACCGGCATCGAGGAGCGCGGCGTCCTCCCGGAGATCGACGTCGTCCTTTCCGGCTACCAGGGCGGCGAGGGCATCGGCGACGTCATCCTCGACGCGGTCGCGCGGGTCAAGGCCGCGAACCCCGACGCCGTGTACGCGTGCGACCCCGTGATGGGCAACGCGAAGTCCGGATGCTTCGTGGCTCCGGCCATTCCCGTGCTGCTGCGCGAGCGCGTGGTGCCGGCCGCCGACATCATCACCCCGAACCAGTTCGAACTCGGCTTCCTGACCGAGACCGAGCCGGCCGACCTGGCGTCGACCCTCGCGTCAGCCGACCTCGCGCGCGACATGGGCCCGCGGACCGTGCTCGTCACGAGCGTCGAGCGCCCCGACCGGCCCACGGGCACGATCGAGATGCTCGCGGTGACCGACGACGGCGCGTGGATCGTGCAGACGCCGCACATCCCGATGAAGGCGAACGGGTCGGGCGATGTGACGGCCGCGCTGTTCACCGCGCACTACCTTGCCAGCGGCGATGCCGCCGATGCCCTGGCGCGGACGACGTCGAGCGTGTTCGACCTGCTCACCCGCACGCACGTGTCCGGTCAGCGCGAGCTGCAGCTGATCGAGGCGCAGGAGTCCTACGCGCACCCGAGCATGCAGTTCGAGGTCACCCAGGTCCGCTGA
- a CDS encoding HIT family protein, with amino-acid sequence MTEELVDAASLAGVPDGFQRLWTPHRMAYINAGADAMRADCPFCAAPGKSDTDGLIVHRGETAYVLLNLFPYNSGHLLVCPYRHIPTYDQATPEEVAEIGALTQTGMQVLREIARCDGFNIGMNQGAVAGAGVDEHLHQHIVPRWAADANFFPIIARTKALPQLLGEVREAVAAAWPA; translated from the coding sequence GTGACCGAGGAGCTCGTCGACGCCGCATCGCTCGCCGGTGTGCCCGACGGGTTCCAGCGCCTGTGGACGCCGCACCGCATGGCGTACATCAACGCCGGCGCCGACGCCATGCGCGCGGACTGCCCGTTCTGCGCGGCGCCCGGCAAGTCCGACACGGACGGCCTGATCGTGCACCGCGGCGAGACTGCGTACGTGCTCCTGAACCTGTTCCCGTACAACTCAGGGCACCTGCTCGTCTGCCCGTACCGGCACATCCCCACCTACGACCAGGCGACGCCGGAAGAGGTCGCCGAGATCGGCGCGCTGACGCAGACGGGGATGCAGGTGCTGCGCGAGATCGCGCGGTGCGACGGATTCAACATCGGCATGAACCAGGGCGCCGTCGCCGGTGCCGGCGTCGACGAGCATCTGCACCAGCACATCGTGCCGCGCTGGGCGGCGGACGCGAACTTCTTCCCGATCATCGCCAGGACGAAGGCCCTGCCGCAGCTGCTCGGCGAGGTGCGCGAGGCGGTCGCGGCCGCCTGGCCGGCCTGA
- the thrS gene encoding threonine--tRNA ligase, with product MTDVVIPSDVPYPADGFALFPDRSVVALRVNGELKDLATVVQSTDAVEPVTIDSADGLSILRHSAAHVLAQAVQRIKPQANLGIGPPVENGFYYDFGVDQPFTPEDLKAIDKEMQRIVREGQRFVRRVVTDVEARAELANEPFKLELIDLAGGPGSGAHAAEGASVEIGAGELTIYDNVDRDGVTVWKDLCRGPHVPSTRVIGNGWALQRIAGAYWRGSEKNPQLQRIYGTAWPTKDELRSYQQRLEEAAKRDHRKLGKELDLFSFPDEIGSGLSVWHPKGGIIRQEMEQHALLRHRQGGYTYVYTPHITKKDLFIKSNHLVTYKEGMFPPIHLDEERDEQGEVTKQGVDYYLKPMNCPMHILIYKERGRSYRDLPMRLYENGTVYRYELSGALHGLTRVRGFTQDDSHLFVTPEQLEDEAEKVLDFVLSMLRDFGLTEFELELSMRDDEKDKWIGDEEHWAMATDALRRVAQASGLKLTEVAGEAAFYGPKIDLKTKDALGRTWQLSTVQIDFNLPERFELEYTGSDGERHRPVMIHRALFGSAERFFAILLEHYAGAFPVWLSPVQVVGIPVADEFSDYLQAVIARLQADGVRAELDHSDDRMQKKIRTHTTQKVPLMLIAGEQDRSANTVSFRFRDGSQTNGVPIDDAVALIRAAIDGKVLVNSAEDLA from the coding sequence TTGACTGACGTCGTCATCCCGTCGGACGTGCCGTACCCCGCCGACGGCTTCGCCCTGTTCCCCGATCGCTCCGTCGTCGCACTCCGCGTCAACGGCGAGCTGAAAGACCTCGCCACCGTCGTACAGTCGACGGATGCCGTCGAGCCGGTGACGATCGACAGCGCGGACGGCCTCAGCATCCTCCGTCATTCCGCCGCGCACGTGCTCGCGCAGGCGGTGCAGCGCATCAAGCCGCAGGCGAACCTGGGCATCGGGCCGCCGGTCGAGAACGGCTTCTACTACGACTTCGGCGTCGACCAGCCGTTCACGCCCGAGGACCTGAAGGCCATCGACAAGGAGATGCAGCGCATCGTCCGCGAGGGCCAGCGCTTCGTCCGCCGGGTCGTGACGGACGTCGAAGCGCGTGCCGAGCTCGCGAACGAGCCGTTCAAGCTCGAGCTCATCGACCTCGCCGGCGGGCCCGGCTCGGGTGCGCACGCGGCCGAGGGCGCCTCCGTCGAGATCGGCGCGGGCGAGCTCACCATCTACGACAACGTCGATCGCGACGGCGTGACGGTCTGGAAGGACCTCTGCCGCGGCCCGCACGTGCCCAGCACCCGGGTGATCGGCAACGGCTGGGCGCTGCAGCGGATCGCCGGCGCCTACTGGCGCGGCAGCGAGAAGAACCCGCAGCTGCAGCGCATCTACGGCACCGCGTGGCCGACCAAGGACGAGCTGCGCTCCTACCAGCAGCGCCTCGAGGAGGCCGCCAAGCGCGACCACCGGAAGCTCGGCAAGGAGCTCGACCTCTTCTCGTTCCCCGACGAGATCGGCTCCGGCCTGTCGGTATGGCACCCCAAGGGCGGCATCATCCGCCAGGAGATGGAGCAGCACGCCCTGCTGCGTCACCGCCAGGGCGGGTACACCTACGTCTACACCCCGCACATCACCAAGAAGGACCTGTTCATCAAGTCCAACCACCTCGTCACCTACAAGGAGGGCATGTTCCCGCCCATCCACCTGGACGAGGAGCGGGACGAGCAGGGCGAGGTCACGAAGCAGGGGGTCGACTACTACCTCAAGCCGATGAACTGCCCGATGCACATCCTCATCTACAAGGAGCGTGGCCGCAGCTACCGCGATCTGCCGATGCGTCTGTACGAGAACGGCACGGTCTACCGCTACGAGCTCTCCGGCGCGCTGCACGGGCTGACCCGCGTGCGCGGCTTCACCCAGGACGACTCGCACCTGTTCGTCACCCCCGAGCAGCTGGAGGACGAGGCCGAGAAGGTGCTCGACTTCGTGCTGTCGATGCTGCGCGACTTCGGCCTCACCGAGTTCGAGCTCGAGCTGTCGATGCGCGACGACGAGAAGGACAAGTGGATCGGCGACGAGGAGCACTGGGCGATGGCCACCGACGCGCTCCGTCGGGTCGCGCAGGCCTCCGGCCTGAAGCTCACCGAGGTCGCGGGCGAGGCGGCCTTCTACGGGCCGAAGATCGATCTGAAGACCAAGGACGCGCTCGGCCGCACCTGGCAGCTGTCGACGGTGCAGATCGACTTCAACCTGCCCGAGCGCTTCGAGCTCGAGTACACCGGGTCCGACGGCGAGCGTCACCGTCCCGTCATGATCCACCGCGCGCTGTTCGGCTCGGCTGAGCGGTTCTTCGCGATCCTGCTCGAGCACTACGCGGGCGCGTTCCCGGTGTGGCTCTCGCCCGTGCAGGTCGTGGGCATCCCGGTCGCCGACGAGTTCTCGGACTACCTGCAGGCGGTCATCGCCCGACTCCAGGCCGACGGCGTGCGTGCGGAGCTCGACCACAGCGACGACCGCATGCAGAAGAAGATCCGCACGCACACCACGCAGAAGGTCCCGCTCATGCTCATCGCGGGCGAGCAGGACCGCTCGGCGAACACGGTGTCGTTCCGCTTCCGCGACGGCTCGCAGACCAACGGCGTGCCGATCGACGACGCCGTGGCGCTCATCCGCGCGGCGATCGACGGCAAGGTGCTCGTGAACTCCGCGGAGGACCTGGCGTGA